The window ATGGAGTATcatttgattctttattttctgcTGTGAAGAACTTCTCAGATGCTGCTTCAGATTTTCATAGAAGACTTAGACAAGTTGATCTTAATAATCCTATTGCAGTGAGAATCATGAATGACCAATTGATGCTCCTGGAGAGAGCATTCATCGATCCCCTTGGTTTACCAGGGAGGCGGTTCTATAGTGACAGGTCTTGGAAAACCCTCAACTACCAGGACCTGTTAAAAATAGCCTGCTTGGACAGTCACAAAAGTTTGAGATACAAATGAGATAAAGCAAGGTTGGATGAAAAGGTTCATCTACACCAGGCCACTCCTTCAATACCAGGAGaagtactgtaaaaaaaaaaaaaaaaaaaaagggatccctgggtggcgcagcggtttggcgcctgcctttggcccagggcgcgatcctggagacccgggatcgaatcccacatcgggctcccggcgcatggagcctgcttctccctctgcctgtgtctctgcctctctctctttctctctgtatgactatcataaataaataaaaataaaaaaaaattaaaaaaaaaaaaaactttaattctcAGAGAATATGGTTTccttgcaaaatttaaaaaaaaaaaaaaaaaaaaaaaaaaaaaaaatacctcgcGCCCTTCCTTTCCAACTAGGGCCCGGCAGAATGGCTCCCGCAAAGAAGGGTGGCGAGAAGAAGAAGGGCTGTTCTGCCATCAACGAGGTAGTGACCAGAGAATACACCATCAACATTCACAAACGTATCCatggagtgggtttcaagaagcGTGCCCCTCGGGCACTCAAAGAGATCCGgaaatttgccatgaaggagatgggaactccagatgtgcgcattgacaccaggctcaacaaagctgtctgggccaaaggaataaggaatgttccataccGTATCCGTGTGCGGTTGTCCAGAAAACGTAACGAGGATGaagattcaccaaacaagctctacacGCTGGTTACCTACGtacctgtcaccactttcaaaaatctacagactgttaatgtggatgagaactaatcgctgattgtcaaataaaggtataaaactgcaaaaaaaaaaaaaaaaaaaaaaaaaaaaaaaacagaactaccaccAGGTAGTTACCATCTATTACTACATCTATTACTTCATGTTAGAGGGTCTAAAATAGGTCTTTCTATCCAACAGGACAAATTTCACCAACTTATTCTTTTTCAGGAGTGTCTTAACAAGTATTGGTCCTCTGTCCTTCCAGATAAAATGTACAATCCCTTTGTCAGGTTCCTTTTGGGAGTGGACTTGTAATGGCATTGATTTCATAGATGAATTTaaggagaactgacatctttatacttttttttttaattctcaggagatttcattttaattctcaaGAAATCTCTACAAATAATTTTCCAACTCAAAGTCAAAAAAGCTTGGTTAAGCATGAAGGGAAATAAGCCAGCATGAGAGAAGGCTGACAGAAAGAACTGACAGTGGAGACAGACCAGCAGGGATTTCAGATAAAGAACTTTTAAGTATGGATTATAATATAACTATGCTTACtgtatttaaataagtaaaaagatggCTCATGACTATCTGCAGGGCTAAGAAACCACAAAAGTTAGCAGAAACttggttttgttcactgctgaatGGCCAGGGCCTGAACTATTGCCTGGCACATAAGTACTGAGCCAAAAGTTGTTAAAGAAATGACTGTCTATACCTTAGGCCTCCCGCTTGAGCTCTTGTCACATATCCAACTGCCTGATGGTCATCTTTATTAggatgttcttttgttttttagcttcAATTCATGTTCAACACATCAGAAATCTGCAACATGTTCAAAACAGAGCTCACCATCATCTATACTGCTTACCCTCTTTTCTCACTACATAGTGTTCTCATCACTATCTTAGTCACTCCAGCTCTAAAACTTGGGGTCATCCTTTCCCACCCTCTGTTTCCCCATGCCTACTGATCACTGGGTCTTCATCTGTTGCTCTTCCTCCATCTGTCCCTTGCTGTCCATCTCACTGTCACTCGAGTGTGGGGTTTTTATTACCACATATCTAGGTAACTACTGGGCTCCTGATTGCCAACCATCCCTACTTCTGTCTATGCTTTATACAACTCctaaaataatctttctaaaatggtATTCTTTGCATGTTAATCCCCTCTCCAAAATGTCTATCAGttgcacagaaaaaaaagctaaggaCCTTGGCCAATACAGAAGTCATACATGCATAACTTTCTCAGAATAtctatctcttttttatttttatttaaatttaatgaattaacatataatttattattggtttcagaggtagaggtcagtgattcatcagtcttatataacatccagtgctaaTTACATCCTGTACTCTCCTTAACACTCATCATCAAGTGAcctcatccctccaccccccacccctccagcaaccctcagtttatttcctatgattaagagtcttatggtttgtctccctttctgatttcttcttgttttatttcttactctcttcctctatgatcctgttTCATtccctaaattccacatatgagtgagatcatatgataattgtctttctctgattgacttattttgcttagcttagCATAGAATCCTCTAGttccaaccatgtcattgcaaatggcaagatttcattttttgatggctgagtagtattccattatatatacatatatatacatatatacattatgtatatatataacatctcacatctttatccatttgtctgtcgatggacatttgggctccttccatagtttgactattgtggacattgctactataaacattgcaGTGCAGGTGCTCTTctggatcactacatttatatctttggggtaaatacccagtagtgcgattgctgggtcatatggtagctctattttcaactttttgaggaaattccatactgttttccagagtggttacaccaggttgcattcccaccaacagtgtaagagggctctcCTTTTTCCATGTATCTCTTTTATTCATCCAGTTCTTCAACAAACACTGCGTTTCTGTTCTGTACCAGGATTCATGCTAAGTACTGGGACTAAGTGAGTGGCAGAGACCCAGTTCTTGCCCTCAGCAAACTTCCTGCCTAGAGGGGAAGATAGCCACTTCATAAAACAAGTGCAGTTCAATGTGACAGGTGTTATCATAGAGGAAGTTCATAGCTGGTGCAGAAGCCCATGGCAGAGAACTTGGGGAgggtaagtttttaaaagaagtgttggagaaggcttcccagagtaaagaacttcttaaaataGGCTTcaggcccagtgtggagtccagcatggggcttgaactcacaaccctgagatcaagatctgagctgagatcaagagtttgacACTTAACCAGTGGAGCTACCCAGGAGCTCCCAGGGTAAGGAACTTTTAATCTCATTTCTCATTGTACCCCTCTTGCAACTTTCTGTTGCGTTACTCATCATTCCTtctatatcttttctttccttcaagatccatattaattttttccccaggTCTCATACCAATGTGTGCCATCTCCTTCTTAGTTCTGATAGTAATGCTAAGGTAATACAGAGGCTAGGCTAGCTtggatttatgtatgtatgtaatagGTATACATATGTACACGCATACACACATCAGGTTGAATCACAAAAATCACTgaatatttaaccatttttaaccCACAAAAATGGCAATTCCTTATGGTCCAACCATATGACTTGAAAACTTTGCCCAGAGCTATCCCTGCATAAATCCATCATACAAACTTACAGTTTAGCTCAAAGACACAAACTTATAAAGCAGCCCCACAAATGCTCTCTTATACATCCTACATATTTCCATAAGTGTAAAttctcatttacatattttacatcTGATCACACGTACGTATATAAAAACGCGAAATGACAAACTCATTCACAAATGTCCTCACATACCACATACCcgatatacacacacaaaactgacAGATGCACACGATGCAAATCTACAcatgctctctcacacacattcATCATAACCAACACATTGATATACACATAGACTTCCACAGATATACTTACTCGTATTCAAATATATGCAGAATCATTCTCAAACTTAACAAAGCCAGACACACATGCACCACTTCAGGGAAAATTCACCCACCCacttttaatttgtctttttatcgACCTAGAACACTAGATAATGAAATGATATAACTATCATTAAAAtaggaattaataaaaaaaataggaattaataGGCTCcaagcaaagacttgaaggactTTGTTGTAAGTAAAGTGCATGTGCATGAATGCACAGATTCTGTAACATTTGCTGTCACTGCTGAAAGACGTTTTCAGGCTTATGCCCTCAGTAACAGTCTACTTTGGAGCTGAGGTCAGCCCATAAGTGAGCTCTAGGTAGTGAGGTATTAGCGTCCCTCATCCAGAGCAGGTTTTTTCTATTTTGAGCCCCTGCCAGGACAACGCTCCTGCTGGGTTAAGTAAAATGGAAACCAGTCATGGAGAGAATGAGCTAGAACTGGGAATGGGGTGGATTCCCAGTAAGTTATGACAAGCAATCTTTGTCACAGTTGTTGTAGGCAGACAGTTGTGTTAGCAGGGAACTGGCGGTAGCCTACGTGGGATCCGAAAGTATGTTGGGGTAGGGGGAGATGCCAAGAGTGTCTGCTCCTTTGTCGCACGTGCCTcttccccaggctcccctcccttCTTGCTTGCTTGCACACTCTGTCTGGTTTCCATGGACACCAATATCTATCACAGCAACAGCATGAGAAACTCTGAGCAGAGAAAACCATCAGGCCAAGGGCACTTTTTTAGCTCTTCTGAAAATTAGGCAAGAATTGTTCTTGtaaactttgtgtgtgtgtgtgtgtgtgtgtgtgtgtgtgtgtgtgtgttgaagagTAACATACTACAGGGAAGTGCACAAATCCCTAGTGTGTAGTCCAGTGAATTTTCATAACATGAACATACCTATGTGATCACCACTCAgatcaagaaaatgaaacatgACCAGCATCCAGAAaccctctttgttttttaaaaaaatattttatttaattttattggagagagagagagacagaggtagcaACAGGGATAGCAAGCGAGAACCcaagcggggaggagagggagaagcatgttctccgctgagcagggagactggtggggctccatcccaggatgctgggatcatgacctgaactgaatgaAAGCAGGCATTTAATCGACTAAGCCACTCAAGCGCCCCCAGAAATCCTCCTTACACCCCTTTTCATTCACTATGCCCAAAGATAACCAGAATCCTGACTCCTAATACCACTGATCAGTCTTACtcatttttgaactttatataactGGATCATCTCCAGAGATCCAGAGATCATAATACTCTTTTGTGTTTAGCCTCTTTAAATCAACATTATATTTATGAGGTTCATACCAATAGTGTAGTATCGTACAGCAATaccatagtattccattgtaagaATATTCCACGACTTATTTATCCATCTGCCATGCTGGACAAATGAGTTGCTTCTAGCTTTCTACTAGTACATATAGTACTGCTACTTGTGCGGGTTGtgtacatctgataaaggatatatatctagaatatatataaaaaattcttatcaggggatccctgggtggctcagcggtttagcgcctgcctttggcccagggagcgatcctggagtcccaggatcgagtcctgcgtcgggctcctggcatggagcctgcttctccctcctcctgtgtctctgcctctctctctatgtctatcataaataaataagtaaatattttttaaaaaattctaatcaataaaaaaaaaaataaacaactcaaCAAAACATTAGACAAGATGACTGAACAGACACTTCTCAAAACAGGAAATGGCctagggcagtcccggtggcacagcggtttagcgccacctgcagcttggggtgtgatccaggggacctgggatcaagtctggcgacgggctccctgcatggagcctgcttttccctctgcctgtgtctctgcccccaccccccgcccctctctctgtgtctctcatgaataaataaaatcttagaaaaaaaaaaaaggaaatggcctATACACATATGAAAAGGCACCCAACCTCATCGTCATCAGGGATAGGCAAATTAAATCTATAGATATTGTTACAAAACTATAAGGGAGGCTAAACCTAACAAAACTGATGAAATTGAAGGCCTATGAGAATTTGGAAGAACTAGAACACTCATTCACTGTTGCTGAGTATAAATCGTTAGAGCTTCCTTTGAAAAACTGTTTGGTACCCCCTACCAAGGCTGAATATATATCTACCCTATGACAAAATAGCCACATAGAAATGTGGACACCGTAATTTTGATGGATTTGCAAAATGTTAAAATTGCATAAAGCTCCTAATATGTATGACTAATCAGTAGCAGATtggtcattttaaatatttccaacaTAATCATCAGAGTTCCTATTTTTTATGATTATCCACAACTCTTATCAAAGACTCTGCTATATCTTAACCCAAACTGCTAAAGAGAGCTAGGTAAAAAGCAGAGTCCTATAGCATAGGATTAGAGATTTCCTTCCATCTttgcctcttcttcttcttcttcttcttcttcttcttcttcttcttcttcttcttcttcttcttcttttagggggaagcagtagagggagagaaagaatcccaagcaggctccaggcccatcacagagcccgaggtggggttcaatctcacactgagatcatgacctgagccaaaattgggagtcggatgcttaactgacagagccacctaggcatttatactctttgtttctatttcttgtcattcctttcccttcccttttttgtttcttaaacttgtTATTAGGCAATTCAGT of the Vulpes lagopus strain Blue_001 chromosome 5, ASM1834538v1, whole genome shotgun sequence genome contains:
- the LOC121491311 gene encoding 60S ribosomal protein L31-like, with protein sequence MAPAKKGGEKKKGCSAINEVVTREYTINIHKRIHGVGFKKRAPRALKEIRKFAMKEMGTPDVRIDTRLNKAVWAKGIRNVPYRIRVRLSRKRNEDEDSPNKLYTLVTYVPVTTFKNLQTVNVDEN